The following proteins come from a genomic window of Streptomyces sp. NBC_01716:
- a CDS encoding glucosyl-3-phosphoglycerate synthase, whose amino-acid sequence MLREVERWLARRSWPAAERPVDRLATAKQGARVSVVLPALNEEATVGPIVSVIRRELMAGPAPLVDELVVIDSGSTDRTGEFAAAAGARVVHRDDILPRLPAVPGKGEVLWRSLLVTSGDIVCFVDADLRDFSARFVSGTVGPLLTDPDVQFVKAMYDRPLGDEPGQGGRVTELVARPLLNLHWPLLAGFVQPLGGEYAVRRSLLERLPFPVGYGVELGLLVDALHTVGLDALGQVDVGVRRHRHQDGQALGRMAAAIYRTAQLRLSRGHLVRPELTQFERGEGGFEARTYAVDTEERPPMREIAEYAARRAA is encoded by the coding sequence GTGCTGCGAGAAGTGGAGCGCTGGCTGGCCCGGCGGTCCTGGCCTGCGGCAGAGCGGCCGGTCGACCGGCTGGCCACCGCCAAGCAGGGAGCGCGGGTCAGCGTGGTGCTCCCGGCCCTGAACGAGGAGGCGACGGTCGGCCCGATCGTGTCGGTGATCCGGCGTGAACTGATGGCGGGCCCGGCGCCGCTCGTCGACGAACTGGTCGTGATCGACTCGGGCTCGACCGACCGTACGGGAGAGTTCGCGGCGGCGGCCGGGGCTCGCGTGGTGCACCGGGACGACATACTGCCGAGGCTGCCGGCCGTGCCCGGCAAGGGCGAGGTGCTGTGGCGCTCGCTGCTGGTGACGAGCGGCGACATCGTCTGTTTCGTGGACGCGGATCTGAGGGATTTCTCGGCGCGGTTCGTGTCGGGGACGGTGGGGCCGCTGCTCACCGATCCGGACGTGCAGTTCGTGAAGGCGATGTACGACCGCCCGCTCGGCGACGAGCCGGGGCAGGGCGGCCGGGTGACGGAGCTGGTGGCGCGTCCGCTGCTGAATCTGCACTGGCCGCTGCTGGCGGGCTTCGTGCAGCCGCTGGGCGGTGAGTACGCGGTACGGCGCTCGCTGCTGGAGCGGCTGCCGTTCCCCGTGGGGTACGGGGTGGAACTGGGGCTGCTGGTGGACGCGCTGCACACGGTGGGGCTCGACGCGCTCGGCCAGGTCGACGTCGGGGTGCGCAGGCACCGGCACCAGGACGGGCAGGCGCTGGGGCGGATGGCGGCGGCGATCTACCGGACGGCGCAGCTGCGGCTGTCGCGGGGGCATCTGGTGCGGCCGGAGCTGACGCAGTTCGAGCGGGGCGAGGGGGGCTTCGAGGCGCGTACGTACGCGGTGGACACCGAGGAGCGGCCGCCGATGCGGGAGATCGCGGAGTACGCGGCGCGCCGCGCGGCCTAG
- the thrC gene encoding threonine synthase, which translates to MAVQTVQQNTSGTVDLGPAAALSCRECGERFELGPIFACQSCFGPLEVAYDLPTGDPEDLKKRIAAGPDNIWRYAPLLPVPADVASKPNINPGFTKLVKADNLARELGVTGGLYVKDDSGNPTHSFKDRVVAIAVEAARAFGFTTLSCSSTGNLAGAVGAAAARAGLRSCVFIPHDLEQGKVVMAAIYGGELVGIEGNYDDVNRFCSELIGDPLGEGWGFVNVNLRPYYGEGSKTLAYEICEQLGWELPDQLVIPVASGSQLTKIDKGLKELIALGLVEEKPYKIFGAQAEGCSPVSVAFKAGHDVVRPQKPNTIAKSLAIGNPADGPYVLDIARRTGGAVEDVNDEQVVDAIKLLARTEGIFAETAGGVTVGVTRKLIETGLLDPALTTVVLNTGDGLKTLDAVAPTTGPTATIPPSLDAFRAAGLARSSR; encoded by the coding sequence ATGGCTGTGCAGACCGTCCAGCAGAACACTTCCGGCACTGTCGACCTCGGACCCGCCGCCGCCCTCTCGTGCCGCGAATGCGGGGAGCGCTTCGAGCTCGGCCCGATCTTCGCCTGTCAGAGCTGTTTCGGCCCCCTCGAAGTAGCCTACGACCTGCCGACGGGCGACCCCGAAGACCTGAAGAAGCGAATCGCCGCGGGTCCCGACAACATCTGGCGCTACGCGCCGCTGCTGCCCGTCCCCGCCGACGTCGCGTCGAAGCCGAACATCAACCCCGGCTTCACCAAGCTCGTCAAGGCCGACAACCTCGCCCGTGAGCTGGGTGTCACCGGCGGCCTGTACGTGAAGGACGACTCCGGGAACCCGACGCACTCCTTCAAGGACCGCGTCGTCGCCATCGCCGTCGAGGCCGCCCGCGCCTTCGGCTTCACCACGCTCTCCTGCTCCTCCACCGGCAACCTCGCCGGCGCCGTCGGCGCCGCCGCGGCCCGTGCCGGCCTCCGCTCCTGTGTCTTCATCCCGCACGACCTGGAGCAGGGCAAGGTCGTCATGGCCGCGATCTACGGCGGCGAACTCGTCGGTATCGAGGGCAACTACGACGACGTCAACCGCTTCTGCTCCGAGCTCATCGGGGACCCGCTGGGCGAGGGCTGGGGCTTCGTCAACGTCAACCTCCGCCCGTACTACGGCGAGGGCTCCAAGACCCTCGCGTACGAGATCTGCGAGCAGCTCGGCTGGGAGCTGCCCGACCAGCTCGTCATCCCCGTCGCGTCCGGCTCGCAGCTGACGAAGATCGACAAGGGGCTCAAGGAGCTGATCGCGCTCGGCCTGGTCGAGGAGAAGCCGTACAAGATCTTCGGCGCGCAGGCCGAGGGCTGTTCTCCGGTCTCGGTCGCCTTCAAGGCGGGCCACGATGTCGTACGGCCGCAGAAGCCGAACACCATCGCCAAGTCACTGGCGATCGGCAACCCGGCCGACGGCCCGTACGTCCTGGACATCGCCCGCCGCACGGGCGGCGCCGTCGAGGACGTGAACGACGAGCAGGTCGTGGACGCGATCAAGCTGCTCGCGCGCACCGAGGGGATCTTCGCCGAGACGGCGGGCGGGGTGACCGTGGGCGTGACGCGCAAGCTCATCGAGACGGGGCTGCTCGACCCGGCGCTCACGACGGTCGTACTGAACACGGGTGACGGGCTCAAGACGCTGGACGCCGTCGCGCCGACGACGGGGCCGACCGCGACGATTCCGCCGAGCCTCGACGCGTTCCGCGCCGCCGGCCTGGCGCGTTCGAGCCGTTGA
- a CDS encoding MoaD/ThiS family protein gives MSVNVRIPTILRTYTGGKAEVPAEGTTLSQVIESLESNHPGIAARVLDDQGKLRRFVNVYVNDDDVRFEQGLETATPDGVGISIIPAVAGG, from the coding sequence ATGAGCGTGAACGTCCGTATCCCCACCATCCTCCGTACGTACACCGGCGGAAAGGCCGAGGTTCCGGCCGAGGGCACGACCCTCTCCCAGGTCATCGAGTCCCTGGAGTCGAACCACCCGGGCATCGCCGCCCGTGTCCTGGACGACCAGGGCAAGCTCCGGCGATTCGTCAACGTGTACGTGAACGACGACGACGTCCGCTTCGAGCAGGGCCTGGAGACCGCCACCCCGGACGGCGTGGGGATCTCGATCATCCCGGCGGTCGCCGGCGGCTGA
- a CDS encoding cold-shock protein — translation MAQGTVKWFNAEKGYGFIAVDGGADVFVHYSAIQMDGYRTLEEGQRVEFEISQGQKGPQADMVKLAV, via the coding sequence ATGGCTCAGGGCACCGTCAAGTGGTTCAACGCGGAGAAGGGCTACGGCTTCATCGCGGTCGACGGTGGTGCGGATGTTTTCGTCCACTACAGCGCGATCCAGATGGACGGTTACCGCACCCTTGAAGAAGGTCAGCGAGTTGAGTTCGAGATCTCGCAGGGCCAGAAGGGTCCGCAGGCGGACATGGTCAAGCTCGCCGTCTGA